A window of Drosophila santomea strain STO CAGO 1482 chromosome X, Prin_Dsan_1.1, whole genome shotgun sequence genomic DNA:
CCATGTATTGTAATTGCCCTAGATGGGCGACATATCCTATTTTACGTGTGTACTTAATGTTGCTCCTAATTAGTTGCCCTTTTGCCGTTTTGGTGTAACCGAATTCAATAATCGCTCTTGCCTTTTAGACATTAAGACTTAATGTCGCCTTTgcgtacatatatacatagcATATATAGCATTtttatataactttttttttgagttaaagagagagagaaacgCGCAGCAACCAAATACTGTGATACGCATGTTCATgtcttcaaaaaaaaaatataaatggcCCGAAAACCGAGGTGCCAACTATGCTGTCTTCTCCCGATGCCGAAACAAGTGTACTTAACAATCGAAAAACGCAATTGCAATCCTAGCCGTAATGCCTAATTGTATTCAGTGTGCCATTAGCTTTAGGAACCTGACCGACACACAAGTCAGCCACACAAAATCGCCTTAAGCTCTTAAGCCCTCTTCCAAAACGAACTTTGTGCGGAATTTGCTAAGCGATTTTCCTGAACGCCTGCAGAATTTCCCAAGGATTTacttggtttggttttggaaACAGGGCCTCTTCCTAAATGTCCAACTAACGAACTAACTTAACCTGTTTACATCTAGGGGCTATGGATGCCAACTAACAGTATAtgtattgtattttgtattttatatgtgtattttttttattattatcatatATAACTTATTTGCTAGCGAATAAAGTGTCGAAAAGTTAAGATCtgctttgatttgatttgattcgTTTCGTAGGGGTTTTACCACGTAAAAAGAGTCTCCAAGTGTCGCCATTACTCCATGAGCATTTCGTTTCGTCTTCCTGCCAAGAAAGCCGCCACCTCTCCAGTGGGTGACCCAGTGGGTGGCCACCCCGTTTGCCTATTGCCGAGTGGGTGGCAAGGTCGCCTCGCTGCGTGTTGGTCCGCAGAGAACGATGGTCTCGTTTcgattgttgttgccactgctgttgttgttgctgctcgaCATGGCGCGCGGCTGCCATTTGTCAAGGTCCTCGTCGCCGTTTTCCTTGGCCCTCTGGTAGTTCTCCATTTCGCTGGCATACTTGCTGCTGGTGATTCCCAGCAGATGGGCCAGCCCACCGCCCACATAGTCGATTCCGGCCAGGAATTTATTGCCCATCCTGCTGGCCTTGTAACGCAGGCGTGGTCCCAGCGGCATTTCGCTCTAGAAAACGAAAAGTGCAAAGAGTTAAATGAGTCACAATGAGTAATGGTCAGTGGAGGAAGCTTCTTATCGCCTAATGCTCAGGGTCCTAGTTGTTTACATTGCAAGCTCACAGCCATGCACTGTAATTGCAAGATATGCATTATCATAATTCGCTTAAAAGCACTAGCTACGTTTATAGCCCAAAATGAATAGTTATTAGCGGGAAAACTGGAGAAACGGGCTAATCTTCGGCAAATTGATGTATAATGATCAAGTAAATGCTCTTATCATGATACTCCTTCTATCAACACAATGAAGCTACATGGAAAGCAGGAAGTACATCACTTCACGGGCACAGAAGTAACCCTTTTTTAGTAGTCCATGGTGGATGTTACCTCGTTCAAATGGACATCGTAGCACTTGTCAGCGATTTCCGCGTCCGCCTCGTCCTCGCTGCCGGAGGACAACTCCTCCATGACGCCGTCGCTGAAGTACAGCATGCGCTTGTTGGACTGCAGC
This region includes:
- the LOC120455741 gene encoding uncharacterized protein LOC120455741, translating into MSVARNKSVGGGVGGTQGAAGGSELASATGASASETDNVTALELQSNKRMLYFSDGVMEELSSGSEDEADAEIADKCYDVHLNESEMPLGPRLRYKASRMGNKFLAGIDYVGGGLAHLLGITSSKYASEMENYQRAKENGDEDLDKWQPRAMSSSNNNSSGNNNRNETIVLCGPTRSEATLPPTRQ